Proteins encoded in a region of the Pseudomonas putida genome:
- a CDS encoding flavin reductase family protein, protein MNSHFQPVDLKKAYRLLNHGPTVLVSASHEGVDNVMAAAWACALDFDPPKVTVVLDKIARTRQLVEGSGWFVIQVPTAAQAQLTHQVGTRSLFDQPDKLASIGVQLARVEGHAAPLVQGCSAWLMCRVIDEPHNQNTYDLFIGEVVAAWADDRVFRDGHWAYESADPQWRSLHYVAGGHFYAIGEAVVVEPQ, encoded by the coding sequence ATGAACAGCCATTTCCAGCCCGTCGACCTGAAAAAGGCCTATCGCCTGTTGAACCACGGCCCGACAGTGCTGGTTTCGGCCAGCCACGAGGGGGTAGACAACGTCATGGCAGCTGCCTGGGCTTGTGCCCTGGACTTCGACCCGCCCAAGGTAACCGTGGTGCTCGACAAGATCGCCCGCACCCGGCAGTTGGTGGAGGGCAGTGGCTGGTTCGTGATCCAGGTGCCGACCGCTGCGCAGGCGCAACTGACCCACCAGGTGGGGACCCGCAGCCTGTTCGACCAGCCCGACAAACTGGCCAGCATCGGTGTGCAGCTGGCGAGGGTCGAAGGGCATGCGGCGCCATTGGTGCAAGGCTGCTCGGCGTGGTTGATGTGCCGAGTGATCGACGAACCGCATAACCAGAACACCTATGACTTGTTCATAGGCGAAGTGGTGGCCGCCTGGGCGGATGACCGGGTGTTCCGGGATGGGCACTGGGCCTATGAAAGTGCCGACCCGCAGTGGCGCAGCCTGCACTACGTCGCGGGTGGGCATTTTTATGCGATTGGCGAGGCGGTGGTGGTTGAGCCGCAGTAA
- a CDS encoding response regulator — MSEDAQDVVLVVEDEPAIRMILRDYLAGEGYHVLVAEDGEQAFAILASKPHLDLMVTDFRLPGGISGVEIAEPAVKLRPDLKVIFISGYPAEILESGSPITRKAPILAKPFDLDTLHEQIQALLR; from the coding sequence ATGAGTGAAGATGCACAAGATGTGGTTCTGGTCGTCGAGGATGAACCGGCGATTCGCATGATTCTGCGCGACTACCTGGCGGGCGAGGGGTACCACGTACTGGTGGCCGAAGATGGCGAGCAGGCGTTCGCTATCCTGGCCAGCAAACCGCACTTGGACCTGATGGTGACGGACTTCCGCTTGCCGGGAGGTATCTCCGGGGTGGAGATTGCCGAGCCCGCCGTGAAGTTACGACCGGACTTGAAGGTCATCTTCATCAGCGGCTACCCGGCGGAGATTCTCGAGTCTGGCAGCCCGATCACCCGCAAGGCTCCGATCCTGGCCAAGCCATTCGACCTGGATACCTTGCACGAGCAGATCCAGGCACTGCTGCGCTGA
- a CDS encoding heme-binding protein: protein MHSKFVIGQAEIARVLSAARQEAQAQQWNVTIAVVDDGGHPLALERLDGCAPASAYIAMEKARTAALGRKETRDYEEMVNSGRTAFVTAPLLTSLEGGVPLRVEGQVVGAIGVSGVKSEQDAQVAKAGAAAL from the coding sequence ATGCATAGCAAGTTCGTGATCGGCCAGGCCGAAATTGCCCGCGTACTGAGCGCCGCGCGCCAGGAAGCCCAGGCGCAGCAATGGAACGTGACCATCGCCGTGGTCGACGACGGCGGCCATCCGCTGGCCCTGGAGCGCCTGGACGGCTGCGCGCCCGCCAGTGCTTACATCGCAATGGAAAAGGCGCGCACTGCCGCATTGGGGCGCAAGGAGACGCGGGATTATGAAGAGATGGTCAATAGCGGCCGTACTGCTTTCGTGACCGCGCCGCTGCTGACCAGCCTGGAAGGCGGCGTGCCGCTGCGGGTGGAAGGCCAGGTGGTAGGCGCGATTGGCGTGTCCGGGGTCAAGTCCGAGCAGGATGCCCAGGTGGCCAAGGCTGGGGCTGCCGCGCTCTGA
- a CDS encoding CynX/NimT family MFS transporter yields the protein MRAALNLLLVILLALNLRPILTSIGPLLEPMRASTGLGYQQAALLTALPVLCMGLVPLLQPWLRRWVSEHGGVLGGLAAIALACLWRLQLDSAWALIASAVVAGLGVAVVQGMMPGLVNRWFPGRLAGAMGLYSAALMSGGGLAAVLGPHISGHFGHWQAGLGLWAIPAVLAVLAWAVLRPRQEAPKLAGATGGHWFGTRRAWLLALYFGLINGGYTSMVAWLPAYHTEHGGSAQGGADLVGLMTVFQVAGALGLPLLLRRWADRRPGLWLALAIQLAGFLGLLLVPTQASGLWVAMIGFGLGACFSQSLTLTLEHLKTPAEAGSLAAFVQGIGFIITGIVPYITGWLRDVSGDFQASWTLLTVTVLAMLLVTVCFNPRGYAAAIARPAVVGKAAPVN from the coding sequence ATGAGAGCTGCCTTGAACCTGTTGCTGGTGATTTTGCTGGCGCTGAACTTGCGGCCGATTCTGACCAGTATCGGCCCGTTACTCGAACCCATGCGCGCCAGCACCGGCCTGGGCTACCAGCAGGCCGCCTTGCTGACGGCATTACCGGTGCTGTGCATGGGCCTGGTGCCGTTGCTGCAACCGTGGCTGCGACGCTGGGTCAGCGAACATGGCGGTGTGCTCGGGGGCCTGGCCGCGATTGCCCTGGCCTGCCTGTGGCGCCTGCAGCTGGACAGTGCCTGGGCGCTGATCGCCAGTGCGGTGGTCGCCGGCCTGGGCGTGGCAGTGGTGCAGGGCATGATGCCGGGCCTGGTCAACCGCTGGTTCCCCGGGCGTTTGGCTGGGGCGATGGGCTTGTATTCGGCCGCGCTGATGAGCGGCGGCGGCCTGGCTGCAGTGCTCGGGCCACACATCAGCGGCCATTTCGGTCACTGGCAAGCCGGCCTGGGCCTGTGGGCGATCCCGGCAGTGCTGGCGGTGCTGGCCTGGGCCGTGCTGCGGCCGCGCCAGGAAGCGCCGAAGTTGGCGGGGGCTACTGGCGGGCATTGGTTCGGCACCCGCCGGGCGTGGTTGCTGGCCCTGTACTTCGGCCTGATCAACGGCGGCTACACCAGCATGGTGGCCTGGTTGCCGGCTTACCACACCGAGCACGGCGGCAGCGCCCAGGGCGGTGCCGATCTGGTGGGCCTGATGACCGTGTTCCAGGTGGCAGGTGCGCTCGGCCTGCCGCTGCTGTTGCGGCGTTGGGCCGACCGGCGCCCAGGCCTGTGGCTGGCGCTGGCAATCCAGCTGGCGGGATTCCTCGGCCTGCTGCTGGTACCTACGCAGGCTTCGGGGCTGTGGGTAGCCATGATCGGTTTTGGACTGGGCGCCTGCTTCAGCCAAAGCCTGACGCTGACCCTGGAGCACCTGAAAACGCCTGCCGAGGCGGGCAGCCTGGCGGCGTTCGTGCAGGGCATCGGCTTTATCATCACCGGTATCGTGCCGTACATCACCGGCTGGCTGCGTGATGTCAGTGGCGACTTCCAGGCTTCGTGGACACTGCTGACCGTGACTGTTCTGGCAATGTTGCTGGTGACCGTGTGCTTCAACCCGCGTGGCTATGCGGCGGCCATCGCCCGCCCGGCGGTAGTGGGCAAGGCCGCACCGGTCAACTGA
- a CDS encoding PLP-dependent aminotransferase family protein, with protein MELHIRLEGRKGLADQLYQQLRDGIDSGHLAAGTQLPPTRLLAEQLGVSRKTVAEAYSRLTYDNLLSGVVGRGTFVTPRHPLRNNEADTIPLAGAASLERWQQRATVLGQRQLHAPSRYDFVGGASSKAQFPFDQWRSCLNYALRRSQRHPERQFPAQGLPELREAIAHHIAYARGVHCSAADLLVCNGAQQALDLIARVLVEPGCQVAMEDPGYPPARQLFLALGARLQSVPVDGEGLCVEQIADGTRLIYVTPSHQFPLGMPMSEPRRHALLARAAELGALIIEDDYDCEFRYHGPASDALKRLDRHGLVAYVGTFSKTLLPELRLGYAVLPPAVLQAACVAKHLSDWHSPTLLQWALARFLGEGHLNKHIRRCHEVYSARRERILARLGGDLAPWFSAIPASAGFHLSALASPGVDVELLANLARKVEVGLYSLAPFFSEAPLRPGLLLGFGAIELLDIDPALDRVRDTLQRLS; from the coding sequence ATGGAACTGCACATTCGTCTGGAGGGCCGCAAAGGCCTGGCCGATCAGCTTTACCAGCAATTGCGCGACGGTATCGACAGCGGCCACTTGGCCGCCGGCACCCAACTGCCACCTACCCGCCTGCTGGCAGAACAACTGGGCGTCTCGCGCAAGACCGTGGCCGAAGCCTATTCACGGCTAACCTACGACAACCTGCTCAGCGGCGTGGTCGGCCGTGGCACCTTCGTCACCCCGCGCCATCCGCTGCGCAATAACGAAGCAGACACCATCCCCCTGGCCGGCGCCGCCTCCCTCGAGCGCTGGCAGCAACGCGCCACCGTGCTCGGCCAACGCCAGCTGCACGCACCCTCGCGCTATGACTTCGTCGGCGGTGCTTCGAGCAAGGCGCAGTTCCCGTTTGACCAGTGGCGCAGTTGCCTGAACTACGCGCTGCGCCGTAGCCAGCGCCACCCCGAGCGACAATTTCCGGCCCAGGGCCTGCCGGAGCTGCGCGAAGCCATTGCCCACCACATCGCCTACGCGCGCGGTGTGCACTGCAGCGCAGCCGACCTGCTGGTGTGCAACGGCGCCCAGCAGGCACTGGACCTGATCGCCCGGGTGCTGGTCGAGCCAGGCTGCCAGGTGGCGATGGAAGACCCCGGATACCCGCCGGCACGGCAACTGTTTCTGGCCCTGGGTGCACGGCTGCAGTCGGTTCCGGTGGATGGAGAAGGCCTGTGCGTGGAGCAGATCGCCGACGGCACCCGGCTGATCTACGTGACGCCCTCGCACCAGTTCCCACTCGGCATGCCGATGAGCGAGCCACGCCGGCACGCCCTGCTGGCACGGGCTGCCGAGCTGGGCGCACTGATCATCGAAGACGATTACGACTGCGAATTCCGTTACCACGGGCCGGCCTCGGATGCACTCAAGCGCCTCGACCGCCATGGCCTGGTGGCTTATGTGGGGACTTTTTCCAAGACCTTGCTGCCCGAGCTGAGGCTGGGCTATGCCGTGTTGCCACCCGCCGTGTTGCAGGCCGCTTGCGTGGCCAAGCACCTCAGCGATTGGCACAGCCCGACCTTGCTGCAGTGGGCGCTGGCGCGCTTTCTGGGCGAAGGCCACCTGAACAAGCACATCCGCCGCTGCCACGAAGTCTACAGTGCCCGCCGTGAGCGTATCCTGGCACGCCTGGGCGGCGACCTGGCACCCTGGTTCAGCGCCATCCCCGCCAGCGCCGGCTTCCACCTCAGTGCCCTGGCCTCACCCGGGGTGGATGTGGAGTTGCTGGCCAACCTCGCACGCAAGGTGGAGGTCGGCCTGTATTCGCTGGCGCCGTTCTTCAGCGAAGCGCCGTTGCGCCCTGGGCTATTGCTGGGCTTCGGCGCCATCGAATTGCTGGACATCGACCCAGCACTGGACAGAGTGCGCGATACCCTGCAACGCCTCAGTTGA
- a CDS encoding carboxymuconolactone decarboxylase family protein, protein MHNRIEWAKHAPEAYKAMVGLEQALAKSGLESSLLELVRLRASQINGCAYCVNLHANDARKAGETEARLQTLCVWRETAYFTPRERAALAWVESLTRLPEHGAPQGRYEALQEHFEPAEVANLTLAIATINAWNRFGVGFAMVPA, encoded by the coding sequence ATGCACAACCGTATCGAATGGGCCAAACACGCACCCGAGGCCTACAAAGCCATGGTCGGCCTGGAGCAAGCCCTGGCCAAGAGTGGCCTTGAGAGTTCGTTGCTGGAGCTGGTACGCCTGCGCGCTTCGCAGATCAACGGCTGCGCCTACTGCGTCAACCTGCATGCCAACGATGCGCGCAAGGCGGGTGAAACCGAGGCACGTTTGCAGACCTTGTGCGTGTGGCGCGAAACCGCTTACTTCACCCCGCGTGAACGTGCGGCGCTGGCCTGGGTCGAAAGCCTGACCCGCCTGCCTGAGCACGGCGCGCCGCAGGGGCGATATGAAGCCTTGCAGGAGCACTTCGAGCCGGCCGAAGTGGCGAACCTGACCTTGGCGATTGCCACCATCAATGCCTGGAACCGCTTCGGGGTCGGGTTTGCCATGGTGCCGGCCTGA
- a CDS encoding chemotaxis protein CheB: MNGVRAVVIGASAGGVTALFTVLGGLPASFAIPVLCVLHLPDNRHSQLAAVLQRRLHRPVHEAQDKEPLRPGLIYVAGPGYHLSVERDFTLSLSQEPPVHFSRPAIDYLFMSAADAYGDGLLGVLLTGANEDGAQGLAYIKNNGGRTLVQDPRDAQVALMPEAALALHQPDHILSLSGIEQLLAALEPSAC, encoded by the coding sequence ATGAACGGCGTGCGTGCGGTGGTGATCGGTGCCTCGGCAGGCGGCGTGACGGCGTTGTTCACGGTGCTGGGCGGGTTGCCGGCCAGCTTCGCCATCCCTGTGCTGTGCGTGCTGCATTTGCCGGATAACCGCCACAGTCAGTTGGCTGCAGTGCTGCAGCGCCGTCTGCACCGGCCGGTGCACGAGGCACAGGACAAGGAACCGTTGCGCCCCGGCCTGATCTACGTGGCCGGGCCCGGCTACCACCTGTCGGTGGAGCGTGATTTCACCCTGTCGTTGAGCCAGGAGCCGCCGGTGCATTTTTCCAGGCCGGCAATCGACTACCTGTTCATGTCCGCTGCCGACGCCTATGGTGACGGCCTGCTTGGCGTGCTGCTCACCGGTGCCAATGAAGACGGCGCCCAAGGGCTTGCCTATATCAAGAACAATGGGGGCAGGACCCTCGTCCAGGACCCTCGTGACGCACAGGTTGCGCTGATGCCGGAGGCCGCCCTGGCCCTGCACCAGCCCGACCATATTCTTTCTCTGAGTGGCATCGAGCAATTGCTCGCTGCCCTGGAACCCAGCGCATGCTAA
- a CDS encoding acetyl-CoA C-acyltransferase family protein has product MSSAEIYVVSAVRSAIGGFGGSLKDLPLADLASAVTRAAIERSGLAAEQVGHLVMGTVIPTEPRDAYLARVAAMNAGIPKETPAFNVNRLCGSGLQAIVSAAQGLLLGDTEVAVAAGAESMSRGPYLLPQARWGARMGDLQGIDYTVGVLHDPFQHFHMGITAENVSAKHGITREMQDELALTSQRRAARAIAEGRFDSQIVPLELKTRKGSVQFSVDEHVRGDVTAEQLAGMKPVFKKDGTVTAGNASGINDGAAGLVLATGDAVRRLGLKPLARLVGYAHAGVEPELMGLGPIPATRKVLEKTGLKLQDLDVIESNEAFAAQACAVARELGFDPEKVNPNGSGISLGHPVGATGAIIATKAIHELQRIQGRYALATMCIGGGQGIAVVFERV; this is encoded by the coding sequence ATGAGCAGCGCAGAAATCTACGTCGTCAGTGCCGTCCGTTCAGCCATTGGTGGCTTCGGCGGTTCCCTCAAGGACCTGCCGCTGGCCGACCTGGCCAGTGCCGTGACCCGCGCCGCCATCGAGCGTTCGGGCCTTGCCGCCGAGCAAGTCGGCCACCTGGTGATGGGCACGGTGATCCCTACCGAACCACGTGACGCGTACCTTGCGCGGGTAGCGGCAATGAACGCCGGCATCCCCAAGGAAACCCCGGCATTCAACGTCAATCGCCTGTGCGGCTCTGGCCTGCAGGCCATCGTCTCGGCAGCCCAAGGCTTGCTGTTGGGCGACACCGAGGTGGCCGTGGCGGCCGGCGCCGAATCCATGAGCCGTGGCCCGTACCTGTTGCCACAGGCCCGCTGGGGGGCGCGCATGGGTGACTTGCAAGGCATCGACTACACCGTCGGCGTACTGCATGACCCGTTCCAGCACTTCCACATGGGCATCACCGCCGAAAACGTCTCGGCCAAGCACGGCATCACCCGCGAAATGCAGGACGAACTGGCCCTGACCAGCCAGCGCCGCGCCGCCCGTGCCATTGCCGAAGGCCGCTTCGACAGCCAGATCGTGCCGCTGGAGCTGAAAACCCGCAAAGGCAGTGTGCAGTTCAGTGTCGACGAACACGTACGTGGCGATGTCACCGCCGAACAACTGGCCGGCATGAAGCCGGTGTTCAAGAAAGACGGCACCGTTACCGCCGGCAACGCCAGCGGTATCAACGATGGCGCCGCCGGCCTGGTGCTGGCCACTGGTGACGCGGTGCGCCGCCTGGGCCTGAAGCCGCTGGCACGCCTGGTGGGTTATGCCCACGCCGGTGTCGAGCCCGAATTGATGGGCCTTGGGCCGATCCCGGCCACCCGCAAGGTGCTGGAAAAGACCGGCCTGAAGCTGCAGGACCTGGACGTGATCGAGTCCAACGAAGCTTTCGCCGCCCAGGCCTGCGCCGTGGCCCGCGAGTTGGGCTTCGACCCGGAAAAGGTCAACCCCAACGGCTCGGGCATTTCCCTGGGCCACCCGGTAGGCGCCACTGGCGCGATCATCGCCACCAAGGCCATCCATGAACTGCAGCGCATCCAGGGCCGCTACGCCCTGGCCACCATGTGCATCGGTGGCGGCCAAGGCATCGCCGTTGTCTTCGAGCGCGTTTGA
- a CDS encoding 3-hydroxybutyryl-CoA dehydrogenase: protein MSIEQIAVIGAGTMGNGIAQVCAVAGYQVLLVDVSDAALERGVATLSKNLERQVSKGTLEADKAVAAKARIRTSTDYTQLSSAQLVIEAATENLQLKQRILQQVAANVAADCLIATNTSSLSVTQLAASIEHPERFIGVHFFNPVPMMALVEIIRGLQTSDSTYAQALVVTEKVGKTPITAGNRPGFVVNRILVPMINEAIFVRQEGLASAEDIDTGMRLGCNQPIGPLALADLIGLDTLLAIMEAFHEGFNDSKYRPAPLLKEMVAAGWLGRKSGRGFFTY, encoded by the coding sequence ATGAGCATTGAACAGATCGCCGTGATCGGCGCCGGCACCATGGGCAACGGCATTGCCCAGGTGTGCGCGGTCGCCGGCTACCAGGTGCTGTTGGTGGATGTTTCCGACGCTGCGCTGGAGCGCGGTGTAGCCACCTTGAGCAAAAACCTGGAACGCCAGGTCAGCAAGGGCACCCTGGAAGCGGACAAGGCGGTGGCGGCGAAAGCACGCATCCGCACCAGCACCGACTACACCCAGCTCAGCAGTGCGCAGCTGGTGATCGAGGCCGCCACCGAGAACCTGCAGCTCAAGCAGCGCATCCTGCAACAAGTGGCCGCCAACGTCGCCGCCGACTGCCTGATCGCCACCAATACCTCGTCGCTGTCGGTCACCCAGCTGGCCGCCAGCATCGAACACCCCGAGCGCTTCATTGGCGTGCACTTCTTCAACCCGGTGCCAATGATGGCGCTGGTCGAGATCATTCGCGGCCTGCAGACCAGCGACAGCACCTACGCACAGGCGCTGGTGGTGACCGAAAAAGTCGGCAAGACGCCGATCACCGCTGGCAACCGCCCAGGCTTCGTGGTCAACCGCATCCTGGTGCCGATGATCAACGAGGCGATCTTCGTGCGCCAGGAAGGCCTGGCCAGTGCCGAGGACATCGACACCGGCATGCGCCTGGGCTGCAACCAGCCGATCGGCCCTCTGGCCCTGGCCGACCTGATTGGCCTGGATACCCTGCTGGCGATCATGGAGGCCTTCCATGAAGGCTTCAACGACAGCAAGTATCGTCCTGCCCCGCTGCTCAAGGAAATGGTCGCGGCCGGTTGGCTGGGGCGCAAGAGCGGTCGCGGTTTCTTCACTTACTGA
- the glcE gene encoding glycolate oxidase subunit GlcE, with amino-acid sequence MSMDRDMSQALLEQVNQALNQRTPLRIQGSNSKAMLGNPVAGEVLDTRSHRGIVSYDPTELVLTARAGTPLREIEAALHEAGQMLPCEPPHLGPEATLGGMVAAGLSGPRRPWAGSVRDYVLGTRVITGHGKLLRFGGEVMKNVAGYDVSRLMAGSFGCLGLLTEVSLKVLPRPRQCLGLRLPMSRHEALAELAEWGQQPLPISAACHDGEALYLRLEGGEGSVQSAYRRLGGETLHNRFWSDLREQRLPFFAGAAPLWRLSVPNACGELDLPGQQLIDWGGAQRWLTTGAPVQAIRDQVAKVGGHATCYAPGAASSPPLSAALMRYHRALKQQLDPQGVFNPGRLYPDL; translated from the coding sequence ATGAGCATGGACCGCGACATGAGCCAGGCACTGCTGGAACAGGTAAACCAGGCGCTGAACCAACGCACGCCACTGCGTATCCAGGGCAGCAACAGCAAGGCGATGCTCGGCAACCCAGTGGCCGGTGAAGTGCTCGATACCCGCAGCCACCGCGGCATCGTCAGCTACGATCCGACCGAACTGGTGCTCACCGCCCGCGCCGGCACGCCGCTGCGCGAAATCGAGGCGGCCCTGCACGAAGCCGGCCAGATGCTGCCCTGCGAACCACCGCACCTGGGCCCGGAAGCCACGCTGGGAGGGATGGTCGCGGCCGGGTTGTCTGGCCCACGGCGGCCGTGGGCCGGGTCGGTGCGTGACTATGTGCTTGGCACCCGCGTGATCACCGGCCACGGCAAGCTGTTGCGCTTTGGCGGCGAGGTGATGAAGAACGTGGCCGGTTACGATGTATCACGCCTGATGGCGGGCAGCTTCGGCTGCCTGGGGCTGCTGACCGAAGTGTCGCTGAAAGTGCTGCCACGCCCACGTCAATGCCTTGGCCTGCGCCTGCCGATGAGCCGCCATGAAGCCCTGGCGGAGCTGGCCGAATGGGGGCAGCAACCGCTACCGATCAGCGCCGCCTGCCATGACGGCGAAGCACTGTACCTGCGCCTGGAAGGCGGCGAAGGCTCGGTGCAGTCGGCGTACCGGCGCCTGGGTGGCGAAACACTCCACAACCGGTTCTGGAGCGACCTGCGCGAACAACGGCTGCCATTTTTTGCCGGCGCCGCTCCGCTGTGGCGCCTGTCCGTACCCAACGCCTGCGGCGAGCTGGACCTGCCCGGCCAACAGCTGATCGACTGGGGTGGCGCCCAGCGCTGGCTCACAACCGGCGCACCGGTTCAGGCCATTCGCGACCAGGTCGCCAAGGTGGGCGGCCACGCCACCTGCTATGCCCCCGGTGCAGCCAGCAGCCCGCCGCTGTCCGCCGCCCTGATGCGCTACCACCGCGCCCTCAAGCAGCAGCTCGACCCCCAGGGGGTGTTCAACCCCGGTCGCCTGTACCCGGACCTGTGA
- a CDS encoding protein-glutamate O-methyltransferase CheR yields the protein MTSERNTDIEIRLLIEAIYLKYSYDFRNYSGASIKRRILHALRQFDCLTVSALQERVLHDPGMFMQLLQYLTIPVSEMFRDPGHFLALRNEVVPLLRTWPSIKVWIAGCSTGEEVYSMAILLREEGLLERTIIYATDINPHSLDKAKQGIYSMQSMREYAENYRMAGGRRDFSEYYTAAYGNAIMDSTLRDNVTFADHSLATDSVFSETQLVSCRNVLIYFNKELQDRALGLFHESLCHRGFLVLGSKESVDFSAYSERFEPLVKPERIYRKS from the coding sequence TTGACTAGCGAACGTAATACCGACATCGAAATCCGCTTGCTGATCGAGGCCATCTACCTCAAGTACAGCTACGATTTTCGCAACTATTCCGGCGCTTCGATCAAGCGCCGGATCCTGCACGCGCTGCGCCAGTTCGACTGCTTGACGGTGTCGGCGCTGCAAGAGCGCGTGCTGCACGACCCCGGCATGTTCATGCAGTTGCTGCAGTACCTGACGATCCCTGTCAGCGAGATGTTTCGCGACCCGGGGCACTTCCTGGCGTTGCGTAACGAAGTGGTGCCGCTGCTGCGCACCTGGCCGTCGATCAAGGTGTGGATTGCCGGCTGCAGCACGGGCGAGGAGGTGTATTCGATGGCCATCCTGCTGCGTGAAGAGGGTCTGCTGGAGCGCACCATCATCTATGCCACCGACATCAATCCGCATTCGCTGGACAAGGCCAAGCAGGGCATCTACTCGATGCAGAGCATGCGCGAGTACGCCGAGAACTACCGCATGGCCGGTGGTCGCCGGGACTTTTCCGAGTACTACACGGCGGCCTACGGCAACGCCATCATGGACAGCACCCTGCGCGACAACGTGACCTTTGCCGACCACAGCCTGGCCACCGACAGCGTGTTTTCCGAAACCCAGTTGGTGTCGTGCCGCAACGTGCTCATCTACTTCAACAAGGAGCTGCAGGATCGCGCCCTCGGGTTGTTCCACGAGTCGTTGTGCCACCGCGGCTTCCTGGTGCTGGGCAGCAAGGAGTCGGTGGACTTCTCGGCCTACAGCGAGCGTTTTGAGCCGCTGGTTAAACCCGAGCGGATCTACCGTAAATCATGA
- a CDS encoding AraC family transcriptional regulator ligand-binding domain-containing protein: protein MRDSDSVAVYFLNAMLHALRDSPAERDAQLLAVGIAPQLLDQPQARVPAKAFAQLWLALIQRLDDEFFRLDSHGMPLGSFALICRGLILEPNLEKALRQCMGGFGLFLRDLQGSLTVRGGRALISVQSNIADPLTRVYAEETYLVLMIGMLCWLAGRRIAIDRTELAELRPAQEDDLLLWGPDLRLGSGRTEVEFDSAYLRLPVVQDLAALKTFLRSAPQGLVIRFRNQNGLVAEVYRHLRALRYGQWPTLTALAQQQGISASTFRRQLEREGRSYQQIKDEVRRAMAFERLREGELSIAEIAEQAGFQEPSAFHRAFKKWTGHSPGSYRARLAGTGNQ, encoded by the coding sequence ATGCGCGATAGCGATTCGGTCGCCGTGTACTTCCTCAACGCCATGCTCCATGCCCTGCGCGACAGCCCCGCCGAGCGCGACGCTCAGCTGCTGGCGGTGGGCATCGCCCCGCAATTGCTCGACCAGCCCCAGGCACGGGTGCCGGCCAAGGCGTTCGCCCAGCTATGGCTGGCGTTGATCCAGCGCCTGGACGATGAATTTTTCCGCCTCGACAGCCATGGCATGCCGCTGGGCAGTTTTGCCCTGATCTGCCGGGGCTTGATCCTCGAACCGAACCTGGAAAAGGCCTTGCGCCAGTGCATGGGCGGTTTCGGCCTGTTCCTGCGTGATTTGCAGGGCAGCCTGACCGTACGTGGCGGGCGGGCGCTGATCAGTGTGCAGTCGAACATTGCCGACCCGCTGACTCGGGTGTATGCCGAGGAAACCTACCTGGTGCTGATGATCGGCATGCTGTGCTGGCTGGCCGGGCGGCGGATCGCCATCGATCGCACCGAGCTGGCCGAGTTACGCCCGGCCCAGGAGGACGACCTGCTGCTGTGGGGGCCAGACCTGCGCCTGGGCAGCGGGCGCACCGAGGTGGAGTTCGACAGCGCCTATCTGCGCCTGCCAGTGGTGCAGGACCTGGCGGCCTTGAAGACCTTTCTGCGCAGTGCGCCGCAGGGGCTGGTGATCCGTTTTCGCAACCAGAACGGCCTGGTGGCCGAGGTGTACCGGCACCTGCGGGCCCTGCGCTATGGGCAGTGGCCGACGTTGACGGCCCTGGCGCAACAGCAGGGGATCAGTGCCAGTACGTTCCGCCGGCAGTTGGAGCGGGAGGGGCGGTCCTATCAGCAGATCAAGGATGAGGTGCGCCGGGCGATGGCCTTCGAGCGGTTGCGCGAAGGCGAGCTGAGCATTGCCGAAATTGCCGAGCAAGCGGGGTTTCAAGAGCCCAGCGCGTTTCACCGGGCATTCAAGAAGTGGACCGGCCACAGCCCCGGCAGCTATCGGGCGCGGTTGGCCGGTACAGGCAATCAATGA
- a CDS encoding TetR/AcrR family transcriptional regulator produces the protein MPPVNAAMRCANFEERRDRAMALFAEKGFGQVSMRELAAHVGLTAGSLYHHFPSKQDLLYDLIEELYEELQATLDQGRRAMARGASALSCLIAAHWQLHAERPLQFRLAERDLCCLSDDQRARLALLRKRYEAGLLRLIAPQAALQGEALVATAHVVATLLNQLPGMLKALPEEQGLGLMESMLMGGLERTLR, from the coding sequence ATGCCCCCGGTCAATGCCGCAATGCGCTGTGCCAACTTTGAAGAGCGACGTGACCGGGCCATGGCGCTGTTTGCCGAAAAGGGCTTTGGCCAGGTCAGCATGCGCGAGCTGGCGGCCCATGTGGGGCTGACCGCCGGCTCGCTGTACCATCACTTCCCCAGTAAGCAGGACCTGTTGTACGACTTGATCGAGGAGTTGTACGAGGAGCTGCAGGCCACCCTGGACCAAGGACGACGGGCCATGGCACGTGGTGCGTCGGCATTGAGCTGCCTGATTGCCGCGCACTGGCAGTTGCATGCCGAGCGCCCGCTGCAGTTTCGCCTGGCCGAGCGCGACCTGTGCTGCCTGAGCGATGACCAGCGGGCACGCCTGGCCTTGTTGCGCAAGCGTTACGAGGCGGGGTTGCTGAGGTTGATCGCGCCGCAGGCGGCGTTGCAGGGGGAGGCTTTGGTGGCCACCGCGCATGTTGTGGCGACGCTGCTGAACCAGTTGCCGGGGATGTTGAAGGCACTCCCCGAGGAACAGGGGCTGGGGTTGATGGAGAGCATGTTGATGGGTGGATTGGAGCGGACCCTGCGTTAG